In a single window of the Spodoptera frugiperda isolate SF20-4 chromosome 19, AGI-APGP_CSIRO_Sfru_2.0, whole genome shotgun sequence genome:
- the LOC118281031 gene encoding cholesterol 7-desaturase nvd, translated as MESCSKMTDDVFDRYLHSDCQNGLTKQHVKETIVSYLNFTFAFTLTVFELIYDYSSYILMAVALYYFLLILYRSYVNPIIFKKEFTEIGFEHIPPGPDRDRIISRAQTAKKIGSKTPPPYPNGWFAVAESRELKNGSVVSVDALGQNLCIYRGEDGVARCVDAYCPHLGANLGIAGTVSGSCIECPFHKWRFGENGACVSVPGVEHAPKGVSIKHWKTVERDGAVWVWYDAEGREPLWIVPELPELKSWGYRGRNEYVVSAHIQEIPENGADVAHLNAVHTMSLLSGLGEKYPLLNDLIGCHVWSATWARNEDHTASMTLTHDYKIMKCDLGHVDVKVTQIGPGHVRLFLSTPVGPILVSQSVTPIAPNLQKVIHRMFSPTYNAPFAALSVKAEGAMFERDIVIWNSKRFVSAPAYVKTDKTIRAFRNWFAQFYSENSIPFREAINNPLDW; from the exons ATGGAGTCCTGCTCGAAAATGACAGATGACGTTTTTGACAGATACCTACACAGCGACTGTCAAAATGGTTTAACGAAGCAACATGTCAAAGAAACGATTGTATCGTATTTAAACTTCACATTTGCGTTTACTTTGACAGTTTTCGAATTAATATATGACTATAGTTCATATATTTTAATGGCTGTCGCTTTGTATTACTTCTTGTTGATTTTATATAGGAGTTATGTCAATCCTATTATATTTAAGAAG GAATTCACAGAGATCGGCTTCGAGCACATCCCCCCGGGTCCGGACAGGGATAGGATCATATCCAGGGCCCAGACTGCCAAGAAAATAGGCAGCAAGACTCCCCCACCATACCCTAATGGTTGGTTTGCAGTCGCCGAGAGCAGGGAACTAAAGAATGGCAGCGTCGTTTCAGTTGATGCACTCG GCCAAAACCTCTGCATCTACCGCGGAGAGGACGGCGTGGCGCGCTGCGTGGACGCCTACTGCCCCCACTTGGGAGCCAACCTGGGCATAGCAGGCACCGTCAGCGGGTCCTGCATCGAGTGCCCCTTCCACAAGTGGCGGTTTGGGGAGAACGGGGCCTGCGTCAGTGTGCCTGGAGTTGAACATG CACCAAAAGGAGTGTCCATAAAACATTGGAAGACAGTTGAAAGAGACGGTGCAGTGTGGGTCTGGTATGATGCTGAGGGCAGAGAACCACTGTGGATAGTTCCAGAGCTGCCTGAACTCAAGAGTTGGGGCTATCGGGGAAGGAACGAATATGTTGTCAGCGCTCATATAcaa GAAATTCCAGAGAATGGTGCTGATGTTGCCCATTTGAACGCGGTACACACTATGTCACTGCTGTCTGGCTTAGGAGAGAAATATCCACTGCTGAATGATTTGATAG GATGCCATGTCTGGTCGGCTACGTGGGCGAGGAATGAGGATCACACAGCATCAATGACGTTGACACACGACTACAAAATCATGAAGTGTGACCTGGGGCATGTCGATGTTAAAGTTACACAG ATTGGACCAGGCCACGTCCGCCTATTCCTAAGCACCCCAGTGGGACCTATATTAGTCTCCCAGTCTGTCACTCCGATAGCACCTAACTTACAAAAAGTAATACATCGCATGTTTTCTCCTACTTACAACGCCCCCTTCGCTGCGTTGTCCGTTAAGGCAGAAGGCGCTATG TTTGAACGAGACATCGTAATATGGAACAGCAAGCGCTTCGTCTCAGCACCGGCTTACGTCAAAACTGACAAGACCATCAGAGCCTTCAGAAATTGGTTTGCACAATTCTACAGTGAAAACAGCATACCTTTCAGAGAAGCCATTAATAATCCTTTAGACTGGTGA